In the genome of Brachypodium distachyon strain Bd21 chromosome 3, Brachypodium_distachyon_v3.0, whole genome shotgun sequence, the window gTGTTTGGTGTATGATGTGAGTACAGGCTCCAGATGTctccttttatttatttatttttcaaccCTAATGTGTAACACTTCTTATCTTATATAAAGGCAGTTCTTGTGGGCTACAATACTTGAACATGGTGTATGCTATTCATGCAAATCAAGATGAAGAGGGTTGCTCCTTGCTCCGTTAGTAATGATTGATCTTTTagcatttgttttaatgttGCACGGTATCATCATTGGTTTCTCATGTCACATCATATTTGTTGGTTCTTTTTGGCTTACCTTCCCTATTTGTTGTTGATTTAGGCAGAGGTCTAACTTTGTTAGTGAAATTGCATAcctctttgttgttgtttgtcATGGTGTTGACCTATTAAGATGCCTCGACTTTTATATGTTTGTAGTCATTATGTACATTGTTTTCTTGCAGCTTTGTGTTGTGTGCCGAAGTTGTTATGTTGGCTTTGGCAATATAGGCAGTATGGGATGAGCGGAAGTTCAGTTTTTGGGACGACAGAATATTTTGCGTGATATTAGAAAGTGAACAaagtttcagttttttcaGTACACACTGAATAACTGATGGTGGTTTGTGCATGTATTTTTATCTGTTTTTCTTCATTATCAGTTTGTCCAGATAAAACTTCTTTTgcagggattgtgcagataaAACTACACGGATGCTCCTAACTCTCCTAACTATGATATATCTCATATGTATGTTGTTTGTATAATATTAATTTTCACAGAGTGTATAAGAATGCAATGTATCCAGACTATCGATCAGGGCAACTCACTGTTCCTATACGAAACTATCCGGCCAGGCCTTCTTTTAACTACAAATTCCAGTTAAACGAATGTGAGAATAGAAGCCAGGCAGCCACCGGCACAGCGAAGTGCACATATCACCCTAGTGCGTCAAGTTAGGTCCAAACATTTCACTTTCAACAGAAAAatgtcatgttttttcttcttgcaaTTGTAGTTTAATGTGATGTCGTAGAAGTTATATTATGGGTATACCAATAGCCAAATGGTCTCATCCAAGTCCATATAATCTCTAGTGTTGCCTAATTAGACTTGATCAAAGGAAGCTCAAGGATAAGATATAAAATGACGCATCAGAATAACCTTTGTCCGATAAAAAATAAGGCCGCTGAAACGGCCCATCAAACCTAATCCCTTCATCCAACATCGCATCTATGGCAGGCGACGCGGCAAGGCGCGTTTAATCGTCTAGTACAGAGTGAGAATCGAGATACATTTCCTTATTAAGAACCTAGCCTGCCGGTCAGTTGCGTCCAGATACTCAGAACAGTCAGTTACATGGCCTTTTCCTTCCTTCTGTGAGTAAGAGCAGCATGTCCAACGGAGCTGCCTATCGATGGACAGCGACGCCAAGCCTAACCTGTAACTGTAAAAGCCCCCCCTTGTGAGTTCCTGAACGCAGTCGTCGCACAACACGCTGGCTGTATTTACCGGAGCAGAGCTTCATCGTACAGGAGTCTGGAACTAGCCATGGAGCCATGGAAGGGGGGAAAAGGAACCCAAAAAACCCAAAAGCGACGTGTAACCTACCGGAGTTTGTATGCGTGCTCCAGTTAGCAACAgccactcactcactcactcctCTCCCACCCACGCTACGCccacaaggaagaagaaatatcCATGGCAAAACTAATTAAGCTGACAGGGAAATATGTGTATGCATAATCTATCATGAAGGATGGGTTTATCTccgagaaagagagagaaaaaaaaggtttgaAGCACTAAAGGTGCAATCATTTCGTGATGGAATTGAAGGAAAGGATATAGAACTGGATAAGTATCTTCTGTTTGGAGTATCATCCAGCACAGCCGTTAATATCAGAAGCAAAAAAAGCAGCATTTTTTAAGGATCAGGAGAGGTCCTtggaataataataataatgttAGTACTATATATTTGCACCGTGTCTCTTACACTTGTAAACACACAGCTGTAGTTGATCGTTAATTTACGCTGTATTATATATGATTAATCAATGCGAGGAAATAtagggagggggggggggggagaaaTCACATCGCCCTAGTCTACAGGCAGGATATGACAGGAAGAAGCAAATTCGTCTCCTTTTTGAGTTCTACTTGGAATTTCAAACACTGTTAATTagcttcagagttcagagcCAAAGCTTCACTCGCcatttgctttgctttgcttgcttgcggctcttcttcttcttggtcttGTAGTTCCATCTTCCTATGTACAAATTTGCCAATGTTTCATCTCCGTCCGGCGAGATATATATATGGTCTCCGCCGATCAGAACTCCATTTTCATCTGGCCTGCTTGCGTCGACTCATCCGCGCCTGCAATCACTGGCAAGTCACACCCCCGTTAGCGGAAATCGTCGTCATACAAGAGGCACAGGCTCAACAAGGTTTTTAGCAGTAGGAGTCAGCATAATTCTTTTTTACGAACCATTAAAGCTCTGTGCTGAACCCGCCGCGTTGTCCTGGCTCTGTCCATTGTTGTTGTCGACATGGAAAACGCTCTGGAGATCGTCCTCCCAGAAGTTCCTTTGCTGAGAGACGCACACCGACTATATATTAGGATAACATTCCAAGTGGTGCTTCTTCAGTATGTGAAGTGAACAATAATAAACAATCATCAAGGCAAACAATCACCTGTTGTTGCAAGTTTGTGCTGCCTGTTCCATCCTGAAAAGCATATTGTGCACTTGTAGCATGAGAAAGAGCCAGATCTAACTGGTTCAGGGTGCACTGGCTCTCCATGCTGTTTGGCACAAACGACTGGAAAACATCTCCTTGATCGCTAAATGGAAAAGCCGAGTTGGAACTTTCGAGCGAGAAAACCGAGCTCGCTGAAGGGCCACATGCCTGGTACATCTGAATTGCACAGGGAGAACGTAAGTAACAGCACATTTGACACATCACACGGCATTATAAATAAGGGGACAGTTTAAGCTCACATCTTTGTGCAGGAGTGTAGGCAGGTTACTGAAGTCGAGTGGGTTCACAGTTGCCAGCTTCATAGACAGGAACTGAAGCCACACAACAGAAATTTGGTCAGAATTCAGGGTTGCCTGCCGCCGTACATGGCACCAAGGAAAACAATTTGAGCAGGCCTGGTCTTATCTTACCTCGACTTGCCGCTGCAGCGACTGCACATAGTTTATGATCTCATCAAGCATGAGTGCCTTGCCAATCACCTAAAGTTGCAAACCGATTTGGCCAATAGAATTATCAACCTTGCACATAAAGAGACCGTCTTTATGCAAAAAAGACCATCAACAAACTGATAGTACCTTGTTGCATCCTGGAACAAGGTCCTGGAGAAACTTCATCCTCTGGCTGATTCTCTCTCTTCTCACCTATCAACCAATGTTTCCGGGAATTCAATACTCCGCGAACAAATTCGACAAACTGAAACAGCAACAGAAGAAAAATCGAAGCACCATGAGCCAGAATTGTTACCCTCTCTGCAAGGCTGTGGCTATCAGTGGCCTGCCCTCTCCTCGCCCGGACATGGACGTAGTCCTTGGGGGGTTCCACCGGCTTGGCATTCTTCCCCTTGCCCTTCTTCGGCTCGCCGTAGTCCTCGACGGAGCTGCCGCTCCTGGCCTGCTCCGCCTTCGGCTTCACCGGGGCCGTCTTCTTCTCGGCGTCACCTGTCCTGCACCTCTTGGCATCCAATTCCTTCTGATCCCCAACCTGAAAGTCAGAATTTAGTCAGTGCCAATGGCAGGCAGCAAGGATGAGGTGACCCATCCCAAAATTCCCAATTTTAGTGGATGAACAAACAAACCGAAACGAAGCTTACTTGGCCAGAGGTGCTCAGGGAAGGCTCCCTGGCTTTGCCTTTTGCCGCGGacgccttcctcttcttggCATTGGCGTCCTTCATCATCCCCGAGGCGGGGTCGGACACGGAGGACGCCTCCCGcgagccggcgccgccgaagTCGCCATTGctcgcggcgggcgccggcggcggcatcccGAAGAGCCCCGCGGCGGCCCCGGGAAAGCGCTGCCCGTTGAAGCTGGagagccgcgccgcccgctccgcGAACCCTGGGTCGCCGCAGAACTTGTCCAGGCagtccccgccggcgccggtgccgtccAGCACTCCGAAGTCGAGCATCGGCGACGAGTTCAGCAAGCTGGAAATAtaatcgccgccgccgccgccctccatCGCAGCCCCAAGAAACCAAAACGAATCGATGAAACCAGACCACTAGAAGAACCGCCCTTTCGTTGTCCCGCGCAAGCTTTAGGCGGCGAATCGAGGCTGGCACTTATAGCACAAGAAAGACGAGGCTtcgggaggaaggagaaggaatgGATGCTCGAGAGAGCAGTGGATTGGGGGAAGTGGCGGTGAACTGGtgatgccccgcggcagctGGAAgtggaaggaaggaagatgGGCTTTAATGGAATCTCTCGGAGCCTTTTCGGTTTGGGGAtgggagggaggaggatgcTGGGTGGCCTTTCCAGACTTGCGCC includes:
- the LOC100836886 gene encoding transcription factor bHLH78 isoform X1; this encodes MEGGGGGDYISSLLNSSPMLDFGVLDGTGAGGDCLDKFCGDPGFAERAARLSSFNGQRFPGAAAGLFGMPPPAPAASNGDFGGAGSREASSVSDPASGMMKDANAKKRKASAAKGKAREPSLSTSGQVGDQKELDAKRCRTGDAEKKTAPVKPKAEQARSGSSVEDYGEPKKGKGKNAKPVEPPKDYVHVRARRGQATDSHSLAERVRRERISQRMKFLQDLVPGCNKVIGKALMLDEIINYVQSLQRQVEFLSMKLATVNPLDFSNLPTLLHKDMYQACGPSASSVFSLESSNSAFPFSDQGDVFQSFVPNSMESQCTLNQLDLALSHATSAQYAFQDGTGSTNLQQQQRNFWEDDLQSVFHVDNNNGQSQDNAAGSAQSFNVIAGADESTQAGQMKMEF
- the LOC100836886 gene encoding transcription factor bHLH78 isoform X2; amino-acid sequence: MEGGGGGDYISSLLNSSPMLDFGVLDGTGAGGDCLDKFCGDPGFAERAARLSSFNGQRFPGAAAGLFGMPPPAPAASNGDFGGAGSREASSVSDPASGMMKDANAKKRKASAAKGKAREPSLSTSGQVGDQKELDAKRCRTGDAEKKTAPVKPKAEQARSGSSVEDYGEPKKGKGKNAKPVEPPKDYVHVRARRGQATDSHSLAERVRRERISQRMKFLQDLVPGCNKVIGKALMLDEIINYVQSLQRQVEFLSMKLATVNPLDFSNLPTLLHKDMYQACGPSASSVFSLESSNSAFPFSDQGDVFQSFVPNSMESQCTLNQLDLALSHATSAQYAFQDGTGSTNLQQQQRNFWEDDLQSVFHVDNNNGQSQDNAAGSAQSFNGADESTQAGQMKMEF